The Petrotoga sp. 9PW.55.5.1 DNA segment CCTATATGTATAATCAAAGAATTGAAAAAGAAGGATATAGATAAAAAGTTTGAGATAAACCTTGAAAAGTTTAAAAACCTTTCAAAAGAAAGGCAAATATCAGAACTCTTTACATCTTACCTCGTTCATTACTACAAAGAAGAGATCGATCTAAAAAAGATAATTAAAGAGATACAAGATGACAGTTTAATTGAAGAAAGATGTGATTACTACACTAAAGAGTTAATAAACTCTGTCTTTGAAAGAAATCAAAAGATAGAGTTTAATTCTTTACTAACAAACGCTCAAGAACCAAAAATCTACACAAACAAAAATATAACCTTCAAAGAACATCCTTTTTATTTGGGAAGGGAAGAAGTTGTAAAAAGATTTATGAAAGACTTAAATAAAAAGAATTTAAAAGAGTTCATTGAAAATTACATTGGTCTTGATACAAGACAAAAAAAGACGATAGAAAAGTTCATAATGAATTACGGTAGGTACTATGATTTAAAGGATATCCCCAAAGAATTCACACCGAAAGTACCAAAAGAGATTAATCCATTCGTGAAAAAATATACGTTGAAAAGAAAACCTTCTGCCCTTTCTTTTTATGTGTTTGAAGGGGAAGAAAGAGAAGAGTTTGTGGAAATTATCAGCAATTTTTAAATCGGGTAGGAGGTAGATAATTAATTAATTAATTAATTTATTTATTTATCTACCGTCCTTCCTCATCTTCCAATGAGTATTATGACCTCTGCTAACTTCTCAAGATTCAGCCATACATTGCTGCATGGGTTGCCTTAACAGCATGTTCTTGAGATCTCCCCAGGTAAGTGCAATAACTTTCATCCCATATATCCGCCAGATCTACTCCGTGAAGTTCTGGATAGCTGTTGGACTTCGTTTTGTTAGGCAAACTCGTCCACTCCACTTAGCCTTGTATCTGGTTCTTGTTCATCGGACCGGGACTTTGTCTTGGGCTTCCTTCAGATTCCACCTCACGATGGACACCCTTGCCTTCGACTAGTGGTTCCCGCTACCTGGCCCACAACGGACTTTCACCGCTTAGCTATTGCCCATGCTGGGCAACTTGGTCGGCTTTTAGTTTAAAGTATGGTCTATTTTTTGTCTTTAAGCTTGAGATCTTATAATAGATTTTTATTCAATAACTTATCTATCTTCAATTGGAAAAGATACGAATTTAGGAATACCCTGAGTTTGACAATTACAAAAATGTAAGAATTCTAAAACAGGCATGAATAAATGTAAAAAAGCGTTTTTTGCTTTCTGTGTTTTTCAAAAGTGTCACTACATCAAAAATTTTTTTCAAAAAAATAGGCGATTTATTCTCTCAAACTCGCTTTCTTTCGTTCGGTTTACTGAAAAACCATCTCTCAACTGTCAAACTCAAGAGAACACATTGTGATGAATTTCATATCTTAGATCATGCAAAGAACGCTTGAATTAGAACAAAAATATTTGTTATTAAGTGCAACTAAAATACTCCAAGACAAGCGGTTTTTATGCATGACGCAGGTTGAACCTGAGTAAAAAATTTTCTTTTATTTTCTTCAACCTCTTCAGGACTTGTCTGAGTAATGTTACCGAGCCTATACCTTTTATCATCTTTATGTTGATAACATGGATATATACTTCCATCCGAATCGATTACTATAGATTGTCTTGTGAAAGGGCAATCGCTCAATCTTGGAGGAGCTCCAAACTTCATAATTGAATAAATTAATCCTAAATAGTATTCTTTATTATTTTGTTTAGCCCATGAATTTAAGCTGTTTAATATTAAAGATTGTTCTTGCTTGGAGCAATTACCTAAAAATAGTGGGTTATCTTCTCCAACTGCAATAGGATGAAACCTGATTCCAAAATTATTCCGCCTTGCAAAATTTATTAGTTCTTCAATTTGATCAAAATTACCTTTACTAATAATAGAGGTCAAATACCTGCGCCTGACCTTATGATCGCGTAGTTTTAAAATCCCTTCCATTGTTCTTTCAAATCCACCACGATGTTGTTTGTGATAATTAGAAGATATACTGTCTAAACTCACACAAACCTCAACATTATTATCACGAAAGAAACTTGCATGTTTATCAGTTAGTAATGTGCCATTGGTCAAAACTCTGGTATCAATTCCGTATCTTATAGGTATCTCCACAAACTCAAAAAAATCTCTCCTTAATAAGGGCTCTCCTCCAGTAAAGGTAATGGATTCTATTTTCATTAAATGCATGCATTTTTCAACCCATTGTTCAACATCTGAAGGTTTTAAACGAGTGGGAGAATAGTGAAGGTTACCTACCTGGTAATAGCAATAGGAGCAACTTAAATTACAACCACCCATAATTAAAAAAGATTGATGGAGCATCTCTTCACCTCTTATTGGAAATATCCCGAAAATAACTTTATCAGGAAATGAATGTCTATTTTTGCTGCTGATGCAAATCTGCTTAAAAATTCATCAACTTGAACAATTCGAGTGCTAGAACAAAGTAACTCATTTAAAAGATTGAAGTAACTATTTGTTCCTAATGTTTCAAATATATCGTGCCATTTCAACAATAGAAACGCATACTTTTGAAATTTATTATTTGAAATTTCATTTTTTTTGTACCAGTTTAAACGACGCTCTAAAAAGGAATGCCCAAAACGGTAAGTATCATATAATAACTGTAAATGTTCTGCTATTGTTTCTGTAAGTAACGATGCACCTTTACCCCTAAACTTAATATTATTTCCAAACCACTGATGAGCGATTTCATGGGGTAAATAACTAAATAGTAGAGTTTCTGGACTGGCTAGCAATTCCTTTCGAAATAATATTAAATGTGAAAAACTTACTGCATTCGCAATATCTCCTGAATATGTTGAAATGTGAAGATACTTAAGAGGTTTAAAGTGGTCTTCATAATATTGAATAATTTTTGTAATTTCTGATTTATAATCCCATTTATCTTTAAGTGGAACATTAGATATAACTGATCCGTAATAATAACTGTATTGAAAATTGCTAGGTTCGGTCTCTATATTAATTACGATATTTCTAATATCTTCAAAAAACAATTCATTTTTGTTAGCTATACTATGATTTGAAGAATAATAAAGAGAACTATCATTAATTTTTACAACAGCTGGACAAGAAATTGTCCAGGTGGGGAGTGTAAAAGATCCTTTTTGTGACGTTAGCAACAATGAAGATACATCTTCCCAGACAAGTATATAACTTAAATTTATCCTACTTATTCCTTCATGAAGTGCCCCAATAATAAAAGGGCCAAATCTTTGATAATCAACAATCATTAAATCATTGATTGATATTTTTTTTATTTTTTTTATTTTTTCTTCAACTAATAGTATCAAATAAGAGTCTATATTAACTCCTCTTATTTGGTACTGTACATTTAGGGTCAATTCATTTCCTACTTTTTCGATTACAATATTTGCTTGGCATTTATCAAAAAGCTCATCTCTACCATCAAAAAAAACTGTTAGCCACTCTATCGTATTCTCAGTATAGTAAGCAACAAAAATCTTCCTTTCTCCTTTTTTACCAAAAAGGACTAAAAAGAACTGATCCCCATCTTCGATAGGTATATAAGGAATTAAATCGTGAAAGTCGATCCAATTACCGTTAAGAGATAAAATTTCTATCTTTTTTTTATTGTAAAGAAAATGTCTTATTGTCATGACATAAATCATTCCAAAATTGTTATCGTAGGTTCATCAATTATGATGTCATAATGATACTCAGTGGAAATTTGCCCACCTATATCTGTATTGTTACCAAAACCAAAATGGCAAGTTCCGTAAGCCTTTTCACCTGAAGATAACGAAAATAGCTTAGCCATTGATCTATTGGTGCCTATACCAAATTCCCCTAAAAAGGATTCATTAGGTATTTTAAGAAACCTTTCATCTTCAAATCTAGCAACACCATTCTTTATACTAATCTCTATCTTTTTCTTACCCACTTTTGTTACTAGTACTCCATTTGAAGCTTTTTCAATGGGCGCAAAAAAGACCTCTCCACATGGCAGTTGCAAAATACTTTTATTCGTTTTGTTAATAAGACAATCTTCAGTATGGATAGGGCGCTCTTCTCGTTTAATTAATATGTCGGTACCGTTACTGGTAGTTATTCGATATGCACGTCCCCTATTCAACCAATTTTTTAAGCGTTCATTTTCTGTATGAACATTTGAGTAATCAGCACATAAAGCCCGGATATATAAGTGACTTACTAGTTCTTTGAGCGAAGATTCTATATCTTCAGGTGGCCAGTCAATCATAATAGTAGGTTGACCAGAGGTTTGAAGTTCGATAAATCTCTCATGCAAGCGTTTTTGAAATATATAATC contains these protein-coding regions:
- a CDS encoding aminopeptidase, encoding MIIIFKENEYVWIELKNVLEKYEVNTIMVRIPNEEKDINSWIPKRCENGLFFIEPLGFYEADLTIFGLPIEARDYIFQKRLHERFIELQTSGQPTIMIDWPPEDIESSLKELVSHLYIRALCADYSNVHTENERLKNWLNRGRAYRITTSNGTDILIKREERPIHTEDCLINKTNKSILQLPCGEVFFAPIEKASNGVLVTKVGKKKIEISIKNGVARFEDERFLKIPNESFLGEFGIGTNRSMAKLFSLSSGEKAYGTCHFGFGNNTDIGGQISTEYHYDIIIDEPTITILE
- a CDS encoding radical SAM/SPASM domain-containing protein, which codes for MLHQSFLIMGGCNLSCSYCYYQVGNLHYSPTRLKPSDVEQWVEKCMHLMKIESITFTGGEPLLRRDFFEFVEIPIRYGIDTRVLTNGTLLTDKHASFFRDNNVEVCVSLDSISSNYHKQHRGGFERTMEGILKLRDHKVRRRYLTSIISKGNFDQIEELINFARRNNFGIRFHPIAVGEDNPLFLGNCSKQEQSLILNSLNSWAKQNNKEYYLGLIYSIMKFGAPPRLSDCPFTRQSIVIDSDGSIYPCYQHKDDKRYRLGNITQTSPEEVEENKRKFFTQVQPASCIKTACLGVF